A window from Thermoanaerobaculales bacterium encodes these proteins:
- a CDS encoding bifunctional glycosyltransferase/class I SAM-dependent methyltransferase: MGSRRLLIFIVAYNAGRTLGEVLDRIPESVWAHGTRVLIIDDASQDRTFEVGLDYERRHPGRDIEVLFNPVNQGYGGNQKLGYQYAIERGFDAVALLHGDGQYAPEKLDQLVRPVLDGEADAVMGTRMVSPRAALSGGMPLYKLVGNRVLTWLQNRLLGTRMSEFHSGYRVYSVDALRQIPFDLDTSDFHFDTEILIQLLRKGFRIVELPIPVYYGDEICHVNGISYAFNVVRTTLASRVHDLGVLYQRKYDLRGPAEIYGLKLGYRSSHSMAIERVPAGSRVLDLGCGRGLLAAELARKGCTVHGVDDLDPGEAPGLAGFTRHDLDQGPPAVDLAGFDVVLLLDILEHLHSPEAFLTALRRLPGATRPKIVVSVPNVAFLPVRLRLLAGGFEYGREGILDLTHRRLFTVRSLERLLGQYGYRVEEVTAVPAPFPKALGDGWLGRALVRLNGLAILLAKGVFGYQLMATARALPTVAALLEHSRAASWGRRGDRSTGGADAPTAPG; the protein is encoded by the coding sequence CCGCCTCCTGATCTTCATCGTCGCGTACAACGCCGGCCGCACCCTCGGGGAGGTCCTCGATCGGATACCGGAGTCGGTCTGGGCGCACGGCACGCGCGTTCTCATCATAGACGACGCCTCCCAGGACCGGACCTTCGAGGTCGGCCTCGACTACGAGCGGCGGCACCCGGGCCGCGACATCGAGGTGCTCTTCAACCCGGTCAACCAGGGCTACGGCGGCAACCAGAAGCTCGGCTACCAGTACGCGATCGAGCGCGGCTTCGACGCCGTCGCACTGCTCCACGGCGACGGCCAGTACGCGCCGGAGAAGCTCGACCAGCTCGTCCGTCCGGTCCTCGACGGCGAGGCGGACGCGGTCATGGGCACGCGCATGGTGTCGCCGCGGGCGGCGCTGTCGGGCGGCATGCCCCTGTACAAGCTGGTTGGCAACCGGGTCCTCACCTGGCTGCAGAACCGGCTGCTCGGAACCCGGATGTCGGAGTTCCACTCCGGCTACCGGGTGTACTCGGTCGACGCCCTGCGCCAGATCCCGTTCGACCTCGACACCAGCGACTTCCACTTCGACACCGAGATCCTCATCCAGTTGCTGCGCAAGGGCTTCCGCATCGTGGAGCTCCCGATCCCGGTGTACTACGGCGACGAGATCTGCCACGTCAACGGCATCTCCTACGCTTTCAACGTCGTGCGAACCACCCTCGCCAGCCGGGTCCACGATCTCGGCGTCCTCTACCAGCGCAAGTACGACCTCCGGGGCCCGGCCGAGATCTACGGCCTCAAGCTCGGCTACCGGTCGTCCCACTCGATGGCGATCGAGCGGGTGCCCGCCGGATCGCGGGTGCTCGACCTGGGCTGCGGCCGCGGCCTGCTCGCGGCAGAGCTCGCCCGCAAGGGTTGCACCGTGCACGGGGTCGATGACCTCGACCCCGGCGAGGCGCCGGGCCTGGCCGGCTTCACCCGCCACGATCTCGACCAGGGGCCGCCGGCAGTCGACCTCGCCGGCTTCGACGTGGTGCTGCTGCTCGACATCCTCGAGCACCTGCACTCGCCCGAGGCCTTCCTCACCGCCCTGCGCCGGCTCCCCGGGGCGACCCGGCCGAAGATCGTGGTCAGCGTGCCGAACGTCGCCTTCCTGCCGGTGCGGCTGCGGCTGCTCGCGGGCGGCTTCGAGTACGGCCGCGAGGGCATCCTCGACCTCACCCATCGCCGGCTGTTCACGGTGCGCTCGCTCGAGCGCCTGCTCGGCCAGTACGGCTACCGGGTCGAGGAGGTGACGGCCGTGCCGGCGCCCTTCCCGAAGGCGCTCGGCGACGGCTGGCTGGGACGCGCGCTGGTGCGGCTCAACGGGCTCGCGATCCTGCTCGCGAAGGGGGTCTTCGGCTACCAGCTGATGGCCACCGCGAGGGCCTTGCCCACGGTCGCGGCGCTGCTCGAGCACTCCCGAGCGGCATCGTGGGGCCGGCGCGGTGATCGTTCGACCGGTGGCGCCGACGCCCCGACGGCGCCCGGCTGA
- a CDS encoding protein kinase gives MIGQTISHYRIVARIGSGGMGEVWQAHDPRLDREVAIKTLPRAAAADPARIARFEREARATGALNHPNILAIYDVGQHEGAPYIVSELLRGCSLRERLREADLSPRRAVEIAIQIADGLAAAHSRGIIHRDLKPENVFLTRDGLVKILDFGLAKLHQPDPASGSGALTETATAQTEEGVIVGTLGYMSPEQLGGKPADLRSDIFAFGAVLFEMLAGTRAFGGDSRANLVAAILRDDPPTFAELGRPVPAPLEQLVRRCLEKRPEDRFQSVHDLALALRAIETTSEWSAPQAPPRAEGRRRRAAVAVAVVALAGIAALAAWGWRLAERRTVGGPAPGAPGGLAGAAPRHLAVLPFEAVGGDDRAAALAAGLGHVLAEELALLEEQTMGRLWVVPPRSTHSLEQVRRDYNVNAAVAGRLRLDGGRVRVELDALAVPGGSVQGTSAIDGGIGVRGSQQLDLVERAAELLAVPIEARTRAALEARCTAVDRAFEQRLTGLGLMAGDTGVEQLERATAALERATREDPGYVMARVSLAAALLARFRASGDRAWLERADAQARVAADQDPPTAEALRVLADVCLADGRTEPAIAALERATLLAPGSARAQLDLGVALREAGRFDEAEQALQRAINLRPGDATSSTELGFLYYVTNRYDAAANQFRLAVEQAPLNVKALNNLGGLMYFLERRAEAREAFESSLAAYPNADAYSQLGVMAFDEADYARAADMFERAVELAPDDCQLAGNLATAYHWGGDRTRAAPAIRRAIEVCEASLAAAPDDPLLMAALAGYHGMLGENRRRGLELLEGATATEIVDAQLMSVIGESYEDLGDRDRALLWLGRALDNGVTVAQLERMPSLDRLRKDPRFAELANRGRPSS, from the coding sequence GTGATCGGGCAGACCATCTCCCACTATCGGATCGTGGCCCGGATCGGGTCGGGCGGCATGGGCGAGGTCTGGCAGGCGCACGATCCCCGGCTCGACCGCGAGGTGGCAATCAAGACGCTCCCCAGGGCCGCCGCCGCCGACCCGGCCAGGATCGCCCGCTTCGAGCGCGAGGCGCGGGCCACCGGCGCCCTGAACCACCCCAACATCCTCGCCATCTACGACGTCGGCCAGCACGAGGGGGCGCCCTACATCGTCTCGGAGCTGCTGCGGGGCTGCAGCCTGCGGGAGCGGCTGCGGGAGGCCGACCTCTCCCCGCGGCGCGCGGTCGAGATCGCGATCCAGATCGCGGATGGCCTCGCCGCGGCCCACAGCCGCGGCATCATCCACCGCGACCTCAAGCCCGAGAACGTGTTTCTCACCCGGGACGGCCTGGTCAAGATCCTCGACTTCGGGCTCGCCAAGCTGCACCAGCCGGACCCCGCGAGCGGAAGCGGAGCTCTGACCGAGACGGCGACCGCCCAGACCGAGGAGGGCGTGATCGTCGGCACGCTCGGCTACATGTCGCCGGAGCAGCTGGGCGGCAAGCCCGCCGATCTGCGCTCCGACATCTTCGCCTTCGGCGCGGTGCTGTTCGAGATGCTGGCCGGGACGCGGGCCTTCGGCGGTGACTCCCGGGCGAACCTGGTCGCGGCCATCCTGCGCGATGATCCGCCGACCTTCGCCGAGCTCGGAAGACCGGTTCCGGCGCCGCTCGAGCAGCTGGTGCGGCGCTGTCTGGAGAAGCGCCCAGAGGACCGCTTCCAGTCGGTCCACGACCTGGCGCTCGCGCTGCGCGCCATCGAGACCACCTCCGAGTGGTCGGCGCCGCAGGCGCCGCCGAGAGCCGAAGGCCGGCGTCGGCGTGCCGCCGTCGCGGTCGCGGTCGTCGCCCTGGCCGGCATCGCGGCGCTCGCGGCGTGGGGCTGGCGGCTGGCGGAGCGGCGGACGGTCGGCGGCCCGGCGCCGGGGGCCCCCGGCGGCCTGGCGGGCGCGGCGCCGCGGCACCTCGCGGTGCTGCCCTTCGAGGCGGTGGGCGGCGACGACCGGGCCGCCGCGCTCGCCGCAGGCCTCGGGCACGTGCTCGCCGAGGAGCTCGCCCTGCTCGAGGAGCAGACGATGGGACGGTTGTGGGTGGTTCCGCCTCGATCGACCCACTCGCTCGAGCAGGTGCGGCGGGACTACAACGTCAACGCCGCCGTTGCCGGCCGGCTCCGGCTGGATGGCGGCCGGGTCCGCGTCGAGCTCGACGCGCTCGCCGTGCCCGGGGGATCGGTCCAGGGCACCAGCGCCATCGACGGTGGAATCGGAGTCCGGGGATCGCAGCAGCTCGATCTCGTCGAGAGGGCGGCCGAGCTGCTGGCGGTGCCGATCGAGGCCCGGACGCGGGCGGCACTCGAGGCCCGCTGCACCGCTGTCGACCGGGCGTTCGAGCAGCGCCTCACCGGCCTCGGGCTGATGGCCGGCGACACCGGCGTCGAGCAGCTTGAGCGCGCGACCGCGGCCCTCGAGCGCGCCACCCGCGAGGACCCCGGCTACGTGATGGCGCGGGTCTCGCTCGCGGCGGCCCTGCTCGCGCGCTTCCGTGCCAGCGGCGACCGTGCCTGGCTGGAGCGGGCCGATGCCCAGGCCAGGGTCGCTGCGGATCAGGACCCGCCGACGGCCGAGGCGCTGCGCGTGCTGGCCGATGTCTGCCTGGCCGACGGGCGGACCGAGCCGGCGATCGCAGCGCTCGAGCGGGCGACGCTACTCGCGCCGGGCAGCGCCCGCGCCCAGCTCGACCTCGGCGTCGCCCTGCGCGAGGCGGGCCGCTTCGACGAGGCGGAGCAGGCGCTGCAGCGGGCGATCAACTTGCGGCCCGGCGACGCCACCAGCTCGACCGAGCTCGGCTTCCTCTACTACGTGACCAACCGCTACGACGCCGCCGCCAACCAGTTTCGGCTCGCGGTCGAGCAAGCGCCGCTCAACGTGAAGGCGCTCAACAACCTCGGCGGCCTGATGTACTTCCTCGAGCGCCGCGCCGAGGCGCGGGAGGCCTTCGAGAGCTCGCTCGCGGCCTACCCGAACGCGGACGCCTACTCCCAGCTCGGCGTGATGGCCTTCGACGAGGCCGACTACGCGCGTGCGGCCGACATGTTCGAGCGGGCGGTCGAGCTGGCCCCTGACGATTGCCAGCTGGCGGGCAACCTCGCGACCGCCTACCACTGGGGTGGCGACCGAACGCGTGCCGCCCCCGCGATCCGCAGGGCGATCGAGGTCTGCGAGGCGAGCCTCGCCGCGGCGCCCGACGATCCGCTCCTGATGGCCGCCCTCGCCGGCTACCACGGCATGCTCGGCGAGAATCGCCGGCGAGGCCTCGAGCTGCTGGAAGGGGCGACCGCGACCGAGATCGTCGACGCCCAGCTGATGTCGGTGATCGGTGAGAGCTACGAGGACCTCGGCGACCGCGACCGGGCGCTCCTCTGGCTGGGCCGCGCGCTCGACAACGGGGTGACGGTGGCGCAGCTCGAGCGCATGCCGTCGCTCGACAGGCTGAGGAAGGACCCGAGATTCGCGGAGCTGGCCAATCGGGGCCGCCCCTCGAGCTGA
- a CDS encoding MG2 domain-containing protein — protein sequence MQHPHTIRRLTLAVIPFVLAGLAAGLHAVAPPPQDGGQRITAPEGPTVTWEEIDKLVSEQKLEAAAAAVAELRESARASGDNAAWTRALVTEVQLRMGLHGYETAVRFLREAEWPSDAVSRAVLDLYYAQSLVSYAGIYSWEIRDRERVASDDEVDLKRWTLEQIVAEANRAYGRVWHERGRWGEASIGELARYIEQNDYPARIRGTLRDAVSYLWVELLADSSLWRPGQANQLYQLDAPALIAGDPAHSGELDLADPRVHPLSKIGAVLDDLESWHHSAGRPEAALEARLERLRRLHAAFSSSHDKRAVREHLQSVQSEFDRSFEWWSMGQAALAEMLQGEDEGDSLVRARQEAQAGAERHPSSVGGARCRHLVAAIEAPAFTLEAMALDAANRRSIRVTHRNLDALHFRAYAFDLEDAVTGAKDYNLLPGYREVPGWIDSRKPAAAWTEELPATPDYRDHASDATPPMTAPGAYLVVVSARRDFAREGNQMNAVNLVIGDLVLVSSQVGGGWEVAARSGGSGLPLAGAEISLYRADWRRGHRLVDEKRTGIDGLARFADLGQRPDQYFLLGSWQDHVSVDTSFLYRFEEPSFGVDTGAFLYTDRSVYRPQQTIHWKVVAYRGGGDEQRYRTSPRSPVTVTLTDANGEEVASRQLTTNDFGSASGSFEIPPGRLLGAWQLQSSLGGATQLRVEEYKRPTFEVTVEEPSEPLRLNRAAALSGSARYYFGLPVSAGDVAWRVAREPVYPRWWYWWAPAPATEAEIVASGAARLDADGRFTVAFTPAADEREAEIEGISYRYRLTAEVTDEGGETRSATRAFRLGFVAVEARIDSPLAFLPARQHAELKVHRSDLDGTPRAGAGSWRIVELVQPDRALLPADEPVPAPPGAEDRFRTPGDQRRPRWDTRHDPDSVMARWPEGREVAAGRLTHGEDGSATVNVRGLAAGAYRLVYTTIDDFGATAEASRNLIVAAERGCDVALPALLLAERSSVPVGETARLLVRSGLRDQEIVLETFRDGRRISRRVLHAGYDAELIEIPITEADRGGFGVSLTVLRDHQLVRQTTSIHVPWDDRQLQLEFASFRETLRPGASESFRVTVRGHDQAAVDAGTAELLAYMYDRSLDIFAPHTPPSPQSLYPDRSSVGRQQSNLGTAQHAWSWSSGFAELPGYPSLSGDRLKLLDGYGIGGMGRRGMYMAKTAGLEAQRMPAPATMADAVMAPESEADEARLSGKEEIAEAAPPETPGGEGVALREDFSETAFFSPHLLLGPDGSAAIEFQVPDSVTEWNVWVHAITTDLRAGSIERQARSVKELMVRPYLPRFLREGDRAAIRVVVNNAGASPLDGTLDFEISDPDTGEDLRGLFGLPVAAASGVTFSVEPGKGTTLEFPVAVPARVGTVAFTATARAGAFSDGERRPLPVLPGRVHLAQSRFAALRDADRRELDFADMREPDPTLIHDQLVVTVDAQLFYSVLNALPYLVSYPYECTEQTLNRFLSTGILSSLYGRYPAVARMAAEFSTRDTRLETWEATDPNRKMALEETPWLQTARGGSEQPDELINVLDPRIANAQRASALAKLEQSQTSLGAFPWFPGGPPSPYMTLYILYGFSKALEFDVEVPRPVVERAWAYMHQHYVDELVDLMMGHDCCWETITFLNYVLSSYPDESWTGGVFTADDQSRMLEFSFRHWKQHQPLLKGYLALTLERAGRHDDAKLVFDSVMDSAKTDQDLGTYWAPEDRAWLWYNDTIESHAMALRTLTELEPADGRRHGLVQWLLLNKKLNHWKSTRATAEVIYSLIHYLEHEGQLGQREDATVTVGPIRQAFVFEPDEYSGARNRVIVPGPAIDPATMSTVIVEKSAKGFAFASATWHFSTEQLPEEARGDLFAITRSYYKRTNVGDEWVLEPLAEGAALAPGDQVEVHLSIRAKHAAEYVHVRDPRGAGFEPEKLASGWRWDLGISAYEEIRDSGTNFFIEWLPAGEYTLTYRLRANMGGTFRVSPATLQSMYAPEFTAYSAGHRLFIGGGE from the coding sequence ATGCAACACCCGCACACCATCCGCCGCCTCACCCTCGCCGTCATCCCCTTTGTCCTCGCCGGCCTCGCGGCGGGCTTGCACGCCGTCGCCCCGCCGCCGCAGGATGGGGGCCAGCGCATCACCGCGCCGGAGGGCCCGACCGTGACCTGGGAGGAGATCGACAAGCTCGTGTCGGAACAGAAGCTCGAGGCTGCGGCGGCCGCGGTCGCCGAGCTTCGCGAGAGCGCGCGGGCGTCCGGCGACAACGCCGCCTGGACCCGCGCCCTGGTGACCGAGGTCCAGCTTCGGATGGGCCTGCACGGGTACGAGACCGCGGTGCGCTTCCTGCGCGAGGCTGAGTGGCCGTCCGACGCCGTCTCGCGCGCCGTGCTCGACCTCTATTACGCCCAGTCGCTGGTCAGCTACGCGGGTATCTACTCGTGGGAGATCCGCGACCGCGAGCGGGTGGCGAGCGACGACGAGGTCGACCTCAAGCGGTGGACGCTCGAGCAGATCGTGGCCGAGGCCAACCGCGCCTACGGCCGGGTGTGGCACGAGCGCGGCCGGTGGGGCGAAGCCTCGATCGGCGAGCTCGCCCGCTACATCGAGCAGAACGACTACCCGGCGCGGATCCGCGGCACCCTTCGCGACGCCGTCTCCTACCTGTGGGTGGAGCTGCTGGCGGACAGCTCGCTGTGGCGTCCCGGCCAGGCCAACCAGCTCTACCAGCTCGACGCCCCGGCCCTCATCGCCGGCGACCCCGCACACTCAGGCGAGCTCGACCTGGCCGACCCGCGCGTCCATCCGCTCTCGAAGATCGGCGCCGTCCTCGACGACCTCGAGTCCTGGCATCACTCGGCGGGCCGGCCCGAGGCGGCCCTCGAGGCGCGCCTGGAGCGGCTGCGCCGCCTTCACGCCGCATTCTCGAGCTCCCACGACAAGCGCGCCGTCCGCGAGCACCTGCAGTCGGTGCAGTCGGAGTTCGACCGCAGCTTCGAGTGGTGGTCGATGGGCCAGGCCGCGCTCGCCGAGATGCTGCAAGGGGAGGATGAAGGCGACTCGCTGGTGCGGGCGCGGCAGGAGGCGCAGGCCGGCGCCGAGCGCCACCCGAGCAGCGTCGGCGGTGCGCGCTGCCGCCACCTTGTGGCCGCCATCGAGGCGCCCGCCTTCACCCTCGAGGCGATGGCGCTCGACGCCGCCAACCGCCGCTCGATCCGTGTCACCCACCGCAACCTCGACGCGCTCCACTTCCGGGCCTACGCCTTCGACCTCGAGGACGCGGTCACCGGCGCGAAGGACTACAACCTGCTGCCCGGCTACCGCGAGGTGCCGGGGTGGATCGACAGCCGCAAACCGGCCGCGGCGTGGACCGAGGAGCTGCCGGCGACCCCCGACTACCGCGACCACGCGAGCGACGCGACGCCGCCGATGACGGCACCCGGCGCCTACCTGGTGGTGGTCTCGGCCCGCCGCGACTTTGCCCGCGAGGGCAACCAGATGAACGCGGTCAACCTGGTCATCGGCGACCTGGTGCTGGTGAGCTCTCAGGTCGGCGGCGGCTGGGAGGTCGCCGCGCGGTCCGGCGGCAGCGGCCTGCCGCTGGCGGGCGCCGAGATCTCGCTCTACCGCGCCGACTGGCGGCGCGGCCACCGGCTGGTCGATGAGAAGCGCACCGGGATCGACGGCCTCGCGCGCTTCGCCGACCTCGGGCAGCGGCCGGACCAGTACTTCCTGCTCGGGAGCTGGCAGGACCACGTGTCGGTCGACACGAGCTTCCTGTACCGCTTCGAGGAGCCTTCCTTCGGGGTGGACACCGGGGCGTTCCTCTACACCGACCGCTCGGTCTACCGGCCCCAGCAGACCATCCACTGGAAGGTCGTGGCCTACCGCGGCGGCGGCGACGAGCAGCGCTACCGCACCTCGCCGAGGTCGCCGGTGACGGTCACGCTGACCGACGCCAACGGCGAGGAGGTGGCGTCCCGGCAGCTGACGACCAACGACTTCGGCTCGGCCTCGGGCAGCTTCGAGATCCCACCGGGCAGGCTGCTCGGCGCCTGGCAGCTGCAGTCGTCGCTGGGCGGCGCCACTCAGCTTCGGGTCGAGGAGTACAAGCGGCCGACCTTCGAGGTGACGGTCGAGGAGCCTTCCGAGCCGCTGCGCCTCAACCGGGCGGCTGCGCTGTCCGGCTCGGCGCGCTACTACTTCGGCCTGCCGGTGAGCGCGGGCGACGTGGCGTGGCGGGTGGCGCGGGAGCCGGTCTACCCCCGCTGGTGGTACTGGTGGGCGCCGGCCCCGGCGACCGAGGCCGAGATCGTGGCCTCCGGCGCCGCGCGGCTGGACGCCGACGGCCGCTTCACGGTCGCCTTCACGCCGGCCGCGGACGAGCGCGAGGCGGAGATCGAGGGCATCAGCTACCGCTACCGGCTCACAGCCGAGGTCACCGACGAGGGCGGAGAGACCCGCTCGGCGACCCGCGCCTTCCGGCTCGGCTTCGTGGCGGTCGAGGCCCGGATCGACTCACCGCTGGCATTTCTGCCTGCCCGCCAGCACGCCGAGCTGAAGGTCCATCGCAGCGACCTCGATGGCACCCCGCGGGCTGGGGCCGGCTCGTGGCGGATTGTCGAGCTGGTTCAGCCTGACCGCGCCCTGCTGCCGGCCGACGAGCCAGTGCCGGCGCCGCCGGGCGCCGAGGACCGCTTCCGCACGCCGGGTGACCAGCGGCGTCCGCGCTGGGACACCCGGCACGATCCCGACTCGGTGATGGCCCGCTGGCCCGAGGGCCGCGAGGTCGCCGCGGGCCGGCTGACCCACGGCGAGGACGGGTCGGCCACGGTCAACGTGCGCGGTCTGGCCGCGGGCGCCTACCGGCTCGTCTACACCACCATCGACGACTTCGGCGCCACCGCAGAGGCCTCCCGCAACCTGATCGTGGCCGCGGAGCGCGGCTGCGACGTGGCGCTGCCGGCGCTGCTGCTCGCGGAGCGTAGCTCGGTGCCGGTGGGCGAGACCGCACGCCTGCTCGTGCGGTCCGGCCTGCGCGACCAGGAGATTGTGCTCGAGACCTTCCGCGACGGCCGCCGGATCTCCCGCCGGGTGCTGCACGCCGGGTACGACGCCGAGCTCATCGAGATCCCGATCACCGAGGCCGACCGCGGTGGGTTCGGGGTCAGCCTGACCGTGCTGCGCGACCACCAGCTCGTTCGCCAGACGACCTCGATCCACGTGCCTTGGGACGACCGGCAGCTTCAGCTCGAGTTCGCGAGCTTCCGCGAGACCCTGCGGCCCGGCGCCTCGGAGAGCTTCCGGGTCACCGTGCGCGGCCACGACCAGGCCGCGGTCGACGCCGGCACGGCGGAGCTGCTCGCCTACATGTACGACCGCTCGCTCGACATCTTCGCGCCCCACACGCCGCCGAGCCCGCAGTCGCTCTACCCCGACCGGTCGTCGGTCGGCCGCCAGCAGTCGAACCTCGGCACCGCGCAGCACGCCTGGAGCTGGTCGAGCGGATTCGCCGAGCTGCCCGGCTACCCCTCCCTCTCCGGCGACCGGCTCAAGCTGCTCGACGGCTATGGCATCGGCGGCATGGGCCGGCGCGGCATGTACATGGCGAAGACCGCCGGCCTCGAGGCCCAGCGGATGCCCGCGCCGGCGACGATGGCCGACGCCGTGATGGCGCCGGAGAGCGAGGCCGACGAGGCCCGCCTTTCGGGCAAGGAGGAGATCGCTGAGGCGGCGCCACCGGAGACCCCGGGCGGTGAGGGCGTCGCCCTGCGCGAGGACTTCTCCGAGACCGCTTTCTTCTCACCGCACCTGCTGCTCGGGCCGGACGGCTCGGCCGCGATCGAGTTCCAGGTCCCGGACTCGGTCACCGAGTGGAACGTCTGGGTGCACGCGATCACCACCGACCTGCGCGCCGGCTCGATCGAGCGCCAGGCCCGCTCGGTCAAGGAGCTGATGGTGCGGCCCTACCTGCCGCGCTTCCTGCGCGAGGGTGATCGCGCGGCGATCCGGGTGGTAGTCAACAACGCCGGAGCGTCGCCGCTCGACGGGACGCTCGACTTCGAGATCAGCGACCCCGACACCGGCGAGGACCTGCGCGGCCTGTTCGGGCTGCCCGTCGCCGCCGCGTCCGGCGTGACCTTCTCGGTCGAGCCCGGCAAGGGGACGACCCTCGAGTTTCCGGTTGCGGTCCCGGCGAGAGTCGGCACCGTCGCCTTCACCGCCACCGCCCGCGCCGGCGCATTCTCGGACGGCGAGCGGCGGCCGCTGCCGGTGCTACCCGGCCGCGTGCACCTCGCCCAGTCGCGCTTCGCCGCCTTACGCGACGCCGACCGCCGCGAGCTCGACTTCGCCGACATGCGCGAGCCCGACCCGACCCTGATCCACGACCAGCTCGTGGTCACCGTCGACGCCCAGCTCTTCTACTCGGTGCTCAACGCGCTGCCCTACCTCGTCAGCTACCCCTACGAGTGCACCGAGCAGACCCTCAACCGCTTCCTGTCGACCGGCATCCTGTCGTCGCTGTATGGCCGCTACCCGGCGGTGGCGCGGATGGCGGCCGAGTTCTCGACCCGCGACACCCGCCTCGAGACCTGGGAGGCCACCGACCCCAACCGCAAGATGGCGCTCGAGGAGACGCCGTGGCTGCAGACCGCCCGCGGCGGCTCCGAGCAGCCCGACGAGCTCATCAACGTGCTCGACCCCCGGATCGCCAACGCGCAGCGGGCCTCGGCCCTGGCCAAGCTCGAGCAGTCGCAGACCTCGCTCGGCGCCTTCCCGTGGTTCCCGGGCGGCCCGCCCTCGCCCTACATGACCCTCTACATCCTGTATGGCTTCTCGAAGGCCCTCGAGTTCGACGTCGAGGTGCCGCGGCCGGTGGTCGAGCGGGCCTGGGCTTACATGCACCAGCACTACGTCGACGAGCTGGTCGACCTGATGATGGGCCACGACTGCTGCTGGGAGACCATCACCTTCTTGAACTACGTGCTCTCGAGCTACCCCGACGAGTCGTGGACCGGCGGCGTGTTCACAGCCGATGACCAAAGCCGCATGCTCGAGTTTTCCTTCCGGCACTGGAAGCAGCACCAGCCGCTGCTCAAGGGCTACCTGGCGCTGACCCTCGAGCGGGCGGGCCGGCACGACGACGCCAAGCTCGTCTTCGACTCGGTCATGGACTCGGCCAAGACCGATCAGGACCTCGGCACCTACTGGGCGCCCGAGGACCGGGCGTGGCTCTGGTACAACGACACCATCGAGTCGCACGCGATGGCGCTGCGCACCCTGACCGAGCTCGAGCCCGCGGACGGGCGCCGCCACGGCCTCGTGCAGTGGCTGCTGCTCAACAAGAAGCTCAACCACTGGAAGTCGACCCGGGCCACCGCCGAGGTCATCTACTCGCTGATCCACTACCTCGAGCACGAGGGCCAGCTCGGCCAGCGCGAGGACGCCACCGTCACCGTCGGCCCGATCCGCCAGGCTTTCGTCTTCGAGCCCGACGAGTACAGCGGCGCCCGCAATCGGGTCATCGTGCCCGGCCCTGCGATCGATCCCGCGACCATGTCGACGGTGATCGTCGAGAAGTCGGCCAAGGGCTTCGCCTTCGCCTCGGCGACCTGGCACTTCTCGACTGAGCAGCTCCCCGAGGAGGCGCGCGGCGACCTGTTCGCGATCACGCGCAGCTACTACAAGCGAACCAACGTCGGCGACGAGTGGGTCCTCGAGCCGCTCGCGGAGGGCGCCGCGCTCGCGCCCGGTGACCAGGTCGAGGTCCACCTCTCGATCCGCGCCAAGCACGCGGCCGAGTACGTCCACGTCCGCGACCCCCGCGGCGCCGGCTTCGAGCCCGAGAAGCTCGCCTCGGGCTGGCGCTGGGACCTCGGGATCTCGGCCTACGAGGAGATCCGCGACTCGGGCACCAACTTCTTCATCGAGTGGCTGCCGGCCGGCGAGTACACCCTGACCTACCGCCTGCGCGCGAACATGGGCGGGACCTTCCGGGTCAGCCCGGCCACCCTGCAGTCGATGTACGCCCCGGAGTTCACGGCCTATTCAGCGGGCCACCGCCTCTTCATTGGTGGAGGTGAGTAA